A genomic stretch from Leptotrichia sp. HSP-536 includes:
- a CDS encoding alginate O-acetyltransferase AlgX-related protein — translation MQVIKKMFIVFCFGILVFTMILFLLKINPQTPLSGVFIPNEKPKLEKKAILSGKYQSQYEKWFSDNFPFRSYIVKAYDQILYSFKSEFNGIQRGKSKDLHGTIWLDGYLINDFDKNMVDEYLNNINFIDQYLKSKNKRLIYIISPNKAEVHRKTLPFKYKLIEKIVQDKAELRKYIVKFLEKQEIFNVDTTLLMETKEKENERMFPKGGIHWNQLGVSYALVDLFEKMNKSGIKIPKVSIKNITYSNTPTFDEADYKSLLNVYKAFNDSPYPVVELEYVGIDERKFNAFGMTTSYTNSIVEQFFKYGMPFKKFKRLYYNQQQTELHYNNGVVSGEKWLPGIQMDQVNYQEILDSYDILIIEHNAELPQIHMEFVKNFANYLKKSEIN, via the coding sequence ATGCAGGTAATAAAAAAAATGTTTATAGTGTTTTGTTTTGGAATATTAGTCTTTACAATGATATTATTTTTATTAAAAATAAATCCTCAAACTCCATTATCAGGAGTTTTTATTCCAAATGAAAAACCAAAATTAGAGAAAAAAGCTATTTTATCTGGTAAATATCAATCGCAATACGAGAAATGGTTTTCTGATAATTTTCCATTCCGTAGCTATATAGTAAAAGCATATGATCAAATTCTGTATTCTTTTAAAAGTGAATTTAATGGAATACAAAGGGGTAAAAGTAAAGATTTACATGGAACAATATGGTTAGATGGTTATTTAATTAATGATTTTGATAAAAATATGGTTGATGAGTATTTGAATAATATTAATTTTATAGATCAGTATTTAAAATCAAAAAATAAAAGATTAATTTATATAATTTCTCCAAATAAAGCAGAAGTTCATAGGAAAACACTACCATTTAAGTATAAATTAATAGAAAAAATTGTACAAGATAAAGCTGAGTTAAGGAAATATATTGTCAAATTTTTAGAAAAGCAAGAGATTTTTAATGTTGATACAACTTTGTTAATGGAGACAAAAGAAAAAGAAAATGAAAGAATGTTTCCCAAAGGAGGAATTCATTGGAATCAATTAGGTGTTTCCTATGCTCTTGTAGATTTATTTGAAAAGATGAATAAGTCTGGAATAAAAATACCAAAAGTTTCAATAAAAAATATAACATATTCAAATACTCCAACTTTTGATGAAGCAGATTATAAAAGTTTACTGAATGTGTATAAGGCTTTTAATGATAGTCCTTATCCAGTAGTAGAATTAGAATATGTTGGAATAGATGAAAGAAAATTTAATGCATTTGGAATGACGACGAGTTATACAAATTCAATAGTAGAACAATTTTTTAAATATGGAATGCCTTTTAAAAAATTTAAACGTCTTTATTATAATCAACAACAGACGGAATTGCACTATAATAATGGTGTTGTTTCAGGTGAAAAATGGTTACCAGGGATACAGATGGATCAAGTAAATTATCAAGAAATATTAGATTCTTACGATATATTAATAATAGAACACAATGCTGAACTTCCACAAATACATATGGAATTTGTAAAAAATTTTGCTAATTATTTAAAAAAGAGCGAAATTAATTAA